A stretch of Enterobacter cloacae complex sp. ECNIH7 DNA encodes these proteins:
- a CDS encoding DUF1479 domain-containing protein, producing the protein MTFTSETLPADHKAAIRQLKRELRAQIGDVQAVFNKLSDKIATRVAEINALKNKGESVWPVIPFADVKNGTITDAQREAVKRRGCAVIKGHFPREQALAWDQSMLDYLDLNKFDEVYKGPGDNFFGTLTASRPEIYPIYWSQAQMQARQSEEMPQVQSFLNRLWTFESNGKQWFNPDVSVIYPDRIRRRPPGTTSKGLGAHTDSGALERWLLPAYQQVFARVFDGNVDKYDPWNAAHRTEVEEYTVDNTTKCSVFRTFQGWTALSDMIPGQGLLHVVPIPEAMAYILLRPLLDDVPEDELCGVAPGRVLPVSEKWHPLLIEALSSIPALEAGDSVWWHCDVIHSVAPVENQQGWGNVMYIPAAPMCEKNLAYAKKVKEALETGASPGDFPREDYEKSWQDRFTVNDLNIHGKRALGMV; encoded by the coding sequence ATGACCTTTACCAGTGAAACCTTACCAGCGGACCACAAAGCGGCAATCCGTCAGTTAAAACGTGAGCTGCGCGCGCAGATCGGCGACGTGCAGGCGGTGTTTAATAAGCTCAGCGACAAAATTGCCACCCGCGTGGCGGAAATCAACGCGCTTAAGAACAAAGGCGAATCCGTCTGGCCGGTAATTCCGTTTGCGGATGTGAAAAACGGCACGATTACCGACGCACAGCGCGAGGCCGTTAAACGCCGCGGCTGCGCGGTGATTAAAGGTCATTTCCCGCGCGAGCAGGCGCTGGCGTGGGATCAGTCGATGCTCGACTACCTCGATCTGAATAAGTTTGATGAGGTCTACAAAGGCCCGGGCGATAACTTCTTCGGCACCCTGACGGCCTCTCGTCCGGAGATTTACCCGATTTACTGGTCTCAGGCGCAAATGCAGGCGCGCCAGAGCGAAGAGATGCCGCAGGTGCAGTCGTTCCTGAACCGTTTATGGACATTCGAGAGCAACGGCAAGCAGTGGTTCAACCCGGACGTGAGCGTGATTTACCCGGACCGTATCCGCCGCCGCCCGCCGGGAACGACCTCGAAAGGGCTTGGGGCGCATACCGACTCCGGCGCGCTGGAGCGCTGGCTGCTGCCAGCCTATCAGCAGGTCTTTGCCCGCGTGTTTGACGGCAATGTCGACAAGTACGATCCGTGGAACGCCGCGCACCGTACCGAAGTGGAAGAGTACACCGTCGATAACACCACCAAATGCTCGGTGTTCCGCACCTTCCAGGGCTGGACGGCGTTATCGGACATGATCCCCGGCCAGGGGCTGCTGCACGTGGTGCCGATCCCGGAAGCAATGGCGTATATTCTGCTGCGTCCGCTGCTGGACGACGTGCCGGAGGACGAGCTGTGCGGCGTGGCGCCTGGGCGCGTGCTGCCGGTTTCCGAGAAGTGGCACCCGCTGCTGATCGAGGCATTAAGCAGCATACCGGCACTCGAGGCGGGTGATTCCGTGTGGTGGCACTGCGATGTGATCCACTCCGTGGCGCCGGTGGAAAATCAGCAGGGCTGGGGCAACGTGATGTACATCCCTGCCGCGCCGATGTGCGAGAAAAACCTCGCCTACGCTAAAAAGGTCAAGGAAGCGCTGGAAACCGGCGCGTCGCCGGGAGACTTCCCGCGCGAGGATTATGAAAAAAGCTGGCAGGACCGCTTTACCGTGAACGATCTCAACATCCACGGCAAGCGCGCGCTGGGCATGGTTTAA
- a CDS encoding LacI family DNA-binding transcriptional regulator encodes MDKRLKITEIAARTQLSISTVSRVLAGKANTSEKARAKVLACARELGVMDGMAAGRLLLNSLVVFAPQRAFDERSDIFYYRVIQSVSKGLASHDVRLRYCALEENDSDAQLFLARMNEADTQAAILLGIDDPHIHDLAVDVGKPCMLINCRDRHMRLPAVAPDHRAIGERAAEYLFEMGHREVMNVLCLRRYTMELRLSGIRDAWQSHNLKFNDKRDLLVVPSFSARETEQMVSSWLSEAQGKDLPTAFLVGGDFMAAGTISALQNHGLRVPQDVSVMSIDGFNLAAIQDVPLTAVHVPRDELGTEAVYMLQQRLMRPDAPVGTLLLNGTLAVRESVRRIRQGKRRTAVEREGLYDS; translated from the coding sequence ATGGACAAAAGGCTAAAAATCACCGAAATCGCGGCCCGGACGCAGCTCTCGATCAGCACCGTATCGCGGGTGCTGGCGGGAAAAGCGAATACCAGTGAAAAAGCGCGCGCGAAGGTGCTGGCGTGCGCGCGGGAGCTGGGGGTGATGGACGGCATGGCGGCAGGGCGTCTGCTGCTTAATAGCCTGGTGGTTTTTGCCCCGCAGCGGGCGTTTGACGAGCGGTCCGACATCTTTTACTACCGCGTGATCCAGAGCGTGAGTAAAGGCCTGGCGTCCCACGATGTGCGCCTTCGCTACTGCGCGCTGGAGGAGAACGACAGCGACGCCCAGCTGTTTCTGGCGCGCATGAACGAAGCGGACACCCAGGCGGCAATCCTTCTTGGCATCGACGATCCCCATATCCACGATCTGGCGGTGGACGTGGGTAAACCCTGCATGCTGATTAACTGCCGCGACCGGCACATGCGTCTGCCTGCCGTCGCGCCGGATCACCGCGCCATCGGCGAGCGGGCGGCGGAGTACCTGTTCGAGATGGGGCACCGCGAGGTGATGAACGTGCTGTGCCTGCGTCGCTACACCATGGAGCTGCGCCTGTCGGGGATCCGCGACGCGTGGCAGTCTCACAACCTGAAATTCAACGATAAACGCGATCTGCTGGTGGTGCCCAGCTTCAGCGCGCGCGAAACGGAACAGATGGTCAGCAGCTGGCTCAGTGAAGCGCAGGGGAAGGATTTACCTACCGCGTTCCTGGTCGGCGGCGACTTTATGGCGGCGGGCACCATTAGCGCCTTACAAAACCACGGCCTGCGCGTGCCGCAGGACGTGTCGGTGATGAGCATTGACGGCTTTAACCTGGCCGCAATCCAGGATGTGCCTCTGACGGCCGTGCATGTCCCCCGCGATGAGCTGGGAACCGAAGCGGTATATATGCTCCAGCAGCGGCTGATGCGCCCGGACGCGCCGGTCGGGACGTTACTGCTTAACGGCACGCTGGCCGTGCGGGAATCGGTACGGCGGATACGTCAGGGGAAACGACGCACCGCCGTGGAGCGGGAAGGGCTGTACGACAGTTAA